In the Arachis ipaensis cultivar K30076 chromosome B04, Araip1.1, whole genome shotgun sequence genome, AGATTAAGAAAatgattgaaaaatatttaagttaaaaaaattacaaattgtATTTAGCATTGATAGTAGTATTATTAGAAGAGTATTAAATAGGACTGAAAAAAATAGGTTATATAATCAATACGGGTATAATTGGtcaaatttaaaatattcaaatttttttttttttttttttttacaaaattttcagaacagaaaaattgaaaatggaaataGAAACCAAAGAGAtgctaaaattttgaaattggcaCTTAATTTATACTAGATTAGTTTACAGACCACATCTAAATGAGCATAGATATTATTTAGAGGTATATTACCTCCCGAAAAAACATATGTGTTCTAGAAAAATAGAAGTGCGTCAAGGGAGTTCCTCTTGAACCGATGAAAAGAACCAACTTTGATCTCATATTTTTCACCAAATAATTTGAAGTTGCATGGAAGTtaataccaaaaaaaaagaaatattaggGAAGTTAATCAATTTGGATTGTCGAGTGGTTAGTTTACTCATCCGCTTAAACAAGTTTCGAGGGTTCAAATTATGTTTTGTATATGCAATAATCCTTTGGCTAACAGTAGATCCTTAAATGAAGTTTAGATCAACAGTAAATTAATTCTTAACTTATCGGATTGGGAAATACCGTGAAAATTTCAAAGAAGAAATATTAGGGAAGTTGGAGGGGACACAGTACACATAGTGGTGGGAAAGAGATAAAAATGACCCACTTGTAGTACTGATGCCAAGGGAGGAGACACTAGAAAGTGCTACAAATGGAACTTGAACAAATTCACCAAAACCTAATATTGGTGTCAATTACTAGTGAATGAAGCAATATAAACGGTTTGCATTATTCCCCTTGACACTGACCCGAACCAAGAAAGCACTAGTAGCGAGTTCCTTGATGAACTTGGATGTTCCTCCTATATCTTAAGCACTTTATTTCTCCCAACGGTTGTACATGCTCTAAAATCTGCAAATTATTTAAGGTAAATTCTACCGTACCCTTTCTGAAGTAACATATAAATTATCCTTTGTGATGTGTCATTTTATGATTGAATACTATCTTAACTATAATTAAgccattttataattaaaaaattagaataaatgaccatttgtacccatcaGAGTTCAGAACGCTGACATTTGTACCCATCGTAGATGGAAACTGACTTTGTAACCATGAAAGATGGgatccgtgtgacaaaagtagcCTGGCTTGGGTTGGCACTTGCTTTGAATTTGTAGGACCCTACGTGGCTCCCCGAACCTCCCAAAACCCTATCTACGTGGATCAGCCATAACCTTGTGCTCCCTCTTGGCCTTTTCCTCATAGTTAAACATAGCCAAAGCACGCTTATCCTCAGCACTATAAACCTGGTTCTCCTTCCTAATACGAATGGCATTCATCCTCTGATGCCTGCTACCACTCATGACATAACCAAGGCTCTCAAACTTCTGAATCTCCTCAGCTGAAAGACCGACTTCACCTCTTTATGGGATACGCTTCCCCTGCTGCACATACTGCGCGATTGCATCACCTTCTCCCGGTCTAAGGGCACCACCATAACTTATGTGACCCGCTGCCCTTGGCAAGGGCATTGGCCCTACTGCAGGTTCGTTATCTAAAGCTGGTGTCTTCTGAGATTCAAAGAGTTCCTTCAATTTCAAAGCCTCGGGGTTCACCTCTATTTTCATCACCTCTTTCACTGTTGCTTTGTTCTTTGCATCAGCAGAATCCTTTTCCTCTTCTGACTCAGAACCCTCGCTTTCTAATTCAGATTTTTTGCTTCTTTCTCTTCTGCTTACCTTCGACAGCGAAGAATGCTTCTTCTTTCTCCTGCTGCTACCATCGGAAGAATAATTGCTTTCACTCTCTTCACTCTCATCAGATTCGTTATAGTTTCTCTTCTTTCTGCTCCCTCTTCTCTTACCACTCTTCCTCTTATCCTTCCTATTTTTGCGCTCCTCTTCTTCAGTATCGCTTTCCTCCGATTCAACATCACTATCAACTTTTCTCCTTCTCCGACCCTTCGATTTGGAActccttcttctcttcctccttgAAATTGAATCGTCAGATTCAGATTCACTCTCATCAGATTCGTTATCGCTATTCGACTTTCGTCTACTGCGCTTGGAACCAGaactctttcttctctttctcctcGAGCGCGAACCGTCAGATTCCGATTCAGACTCCGAAGAACTCTCCAAATTggattcagattttgatttttcGTAATGTTTGATCTCTTTGTCGCTCGAATCGTTATTTTCAATACCATATTTTTCATTAATCTCTTCTGCTTTTTCTTCCTCTGATTCTTGTTCGTTCTCGCGCCTAGGAGGGCTCAACGTGATGTTCCAGATACAGTGCCTCAGCGACTTCCGCATCTTCTGCCTCTTCAGCCTCCGATACTCTTCGAACGGCAATCCCTTCAGTTCCTCGTCGGACTCGGAATCGAAGCGCCGTCGCCAGTCACCATTGCGACGGTCGCGGTTGTGAAACAAGCCACCGTTCTGGCGGCCGAAGTTCTTTGGAAGTGCGTCGCCGTTAGGATGTCCTTCGTTGGTGGTGACGCACTTGGGGCTTTTACGTTTGGACGACTCGGGTCGGTGGCGATCACGGCAGCGGTCTCTACTGCGGTCGTATGAGTCATAGCTGGGGCTTCGGCGGCGGTGACGATAATCGTCGGAGAGGTCGGAATCCGGGGTGGTGCGACGTTCTCGGTCGAAAGGGCGTCGTTCGTTAGGGCGTCGTTCAGATTCACGTAGACAGGAGTTTGGGAGGTTCGGAAAGCCACGTAGGGTCCTACAACCCCGAAGCAAGTGCCGACCCAAGCCAGgctacttttgtcacacggagccCATCTCTCATGGTTACAAAGTCAATTTCCATCTATGATGAGTACAAATGTCAGCGTTCTGAActctcatgggtacaaatggtcaattattctaaaaatttatttaaaagggGTGAATgtataatttgataaaatattaaaaattgaattcTAGTTTTTTTTCTCCCCCATACTTTATTCTTCATCGCTCACTTCCAATCCTCCACTTAAAAGGAAGCCCAAAACCACTGATTCCTACAGGTacgttagttagtttaattttggaaTTAAAATTCTCAGCCATCTTAACTCCAAACGATAAATTCATTAGTTTCCTACACCATTTTTGCCACTCCCTACACTGCGTCGACGCAATGTTGGTGCAAAAACCGGAGCGAGATGTCTTTGTCGAAGATGCTTTAAAGCAGAGGGATGCTATCCATGCCTCTTTCCAAAGAAGAAGGTAGCATGGCATTGAGATATGCACTTCTGCAAGGTCGTTTATTAAGGGAGTGAGCAATGAGAATATTTTGCAAACGACGTTGCGGAACCCAATCCTGTTGAGCTAGAGTCACATgcctattttaaaaaattatttaattacaaaatgGTCATATTTTAGTTAAGATATTAACTCTCATTAggttaaattaattcaaattaaaaataaacattCAATTAAAATGTACCACGTTTATAAAGAGTAATTTACATGTTATTTAAGATGGAGTAGGGTAGAATTCACCATTATTCAATCATTGTTTCAATGCTTCCTAATGCGATGTTCAAATAATTTACTCAGGGTCGGTCAATGGGACCCCTCCACTAGTAGTTGTAGAACTCACCTTTCTCAAACTTAAAGCCTCAATGACACACATATTGCTCAAAATGGCGAATATAACATCATGCTATTTGCACGTTCGAAAATCTAAGAATTGAAAAAGGACCAAGAAAAACACATACACACTTGCGTAGCACTCAGTTATTCTATAGTGGGTTATCATTTTATGCAATCATTATTATGGCTACTAGTATTGTCATTTTGAACATCGAAAAGTGAGTATCAATTACACAACTAAGAAAACTCAAAGGTGAAAATAAAAGGCttatatatttaaatatcaaAGTTGTACCAAAACTGAGTAATAGAGCGGGCGGGTGTTATTATTTATTAAAGTTACggtttaggatttagagtttatTGAGTATGATGATATCAACGTTGAACAAACATTTATCATTAATTAGCTACATAAGTTTCCTGCTATTATAGTCAAGTTCCTCAGGTGTATTCATCATCTTCAAGTCAATTGTGAATTATAACTTAAGGGGCTAAAAAATTAGATCTAGGTGTTGGATTCCACGTTTCGTAAGATTGAGAAAGGAAGTTGGGCATGATCCACTACCTTAGCTGGTAGCTGAGAATGGAAAATTTGGTTTCGAGAATAAACTCCTAAGTTTTCCTTGGTTATTTGTCCCGTCACGTTTAGAGAATGACAAACTAAATTGCTAAATGTAATTACTGTGCATGTTAATATATACGTGTtaaaagatataattatttatgtatttttgagaattattttaaatttttaaaataagtagTTT is a window encoding:
- the LOC107636195 gene encoding LOW QUALITY PROTEIN: NKAP family protein CG6066-like (The sequence of the model RefSeq protein was modified relative to this genomic sequence to represent the inferred CDS: substituted 1 base at 1 genomic stop codon) yields the protein MARQQTQRGQRSSTDGQEPKTDEKLRRWLDEAAAVAKTQEDRSRTLRGFPNLPNSCLRESERRPNERRPFDRERRTTPDSDLSDDYRHRRRSPSYDSYDRSRDRCRDRHRPESSKRKSPKCVTTNEGHPNGDALPKNFGRQNGGLFHNRDRRNGDWRRRFDSESDEELKGLPFEEYRRLKRQKMRKSLRHCIWNITLSPPRRENEQESEEEKAEEINEKYGIENNDSSDKEIKHYEKSKSESNLESSSESESESDGSRSRRKRRKSSGSKRSRRKSNSDNESDESESESDDSISRRKRRRSSKSKGRRRRKVDSDVESEESDTEEEERKNRKDKRKSGKRRGSRKKRNYNESDESEESESNYSSDGSSRRKKKHSSLSKVSRRERSKKSELESEGSESEEEKDSADAKNKATVKEVMKIEVNPEALKLKELFESQKTPALDNEPAVGPMPLPRAAGHISYGGALRPGEGDAIAQYVQQGKRIPXRGEVGLSAEEIQKFESLGYVMSGSRHQRMNAIRIRKENQVYSAEDKRALAMFNYEEKAKREHKVMADPRR